The following is a genomic window from Elusimicrobiaceae bacterium.
AAGGTCGGAGCCGATGTCGGCTATTTTCGTGAAGATGCCGCCCGCTATTCTCAGCGCGGCCGCGCCGAGCGATTCTCCGATCGCGAACCCGATAAAGCACGGGCCCGCGTAATCTCCGGGAATGAACAGCAGGATGACAAGCATCATCACCAGCTCCACGCTGATGAGCAGCATGCCGATGCTCATGCCGGATTTAAGCGGAATATCCATTGTCGGGAACGGTTTGCCGCGCAGCGAGGCGAACGCCGTTCTGGAGTTGGCGTAGGTGTTGATGCGGATGCCGAACCACGCCACCGAGTAGCTGCCCAGAATGCCCACGATGCTGGAAATGATGATGATGCTCAACTGCAGCATCGTGAATTTGAGCATGAAGCCGAAATACACGACCATGACCACAGCGATGAATCCCCACAGGATGGCGATGAATTTGCCCTGGGTTATAAGGTATGTTTTGCAGGTTTCGTAAATCAGCTCCGAAATTTCGAGCATTGATTTGTGGACCGGCAGCAGGCGGATCTGGTTGAACTGCATCAGGCCGAACGCTATGCCCAGCAGACAGATTATTATGCCCACTACAAGCAGGCTGTGGCCGGACATGCCCACAAAGTCAACGGAACCGAGATCCGGGATTTTAATACTGGCTTCGCTGGCGAACGCATTTCCGCCCAGCAGCGCGGCAGCCGCAAAGGCCGCGGAGAACAGCTTTGTAAGACGCTTCATTCATCCTCCTGTGGATATTCAGGCGGGTCCGTCGCGCAGACCAGCCGCCTAAATGCTACTTAATTTGCGCGCGCAAGTCCACGGGCGGAAGAAAAGGCTCCTGCCCGGAAAAACCCGCGTCCCGCTATATTTTCACCAGCCAGTAAGTGGCCGCCGAAATGCCGGCCGCGGCGGGTATCGTAAGCACCCAGGCCCAAACGATCTGGCCCGCCACGCCCCATTTGACCGCGCTGAACCGCCTGATCGAGCCTATGCCCATGATCGAGCCGGTGATGGTATGCGTGGTGCTTACGGGAATGCCGCCCGCCGACGCCACGAACAGCGTTATCGCCGCTCCGGCCTCCGCGCAAAACCCTTCGACCGGTTTGAGCTTGGTAACCTTCTGGCCCATTGTTTTGACTATCCGCCAGCCGCCGCACATGGTGCCCAGCGCGATCGCGCCCTGGCAGGCAAGCACCACCCACAGCGGAATGTAGAAGTGGGTGCCCAGCAGACCGGACGAAAAAAGCAGGCCGGCAATGATGCCCATCGTTTTCTGCGCGTCGTTGCCGCCGTGGCCGAGGCTGTAGGCCGCCGCGGAAAGCAGCTGGCCCTTGCGGAACAGATGATCCACTTTTGACGGCGAGGAGTGCTGGAACAGCCTGAACACCACCACGCCAAAACCCAGGCCCAGCGCCAGGCCCAGTATGGGCGAGATGACCATGAACAGCAGCGTTTTTTCTATGCCGGACCAAACCAGCGCGCCCGAGCCGGATTTTACCAGCGCCGCGCCTATCAGCCCGCCCATCAGCGCGTGCGACGAACTGGTCGGCAGCGCCAGATACCATGTTATGAGGTTCCACAGGCACGCGCCGGAAAGCGTGGCCAGTATGATCCGCTGGTCCATGATGGCGATGTCTATGATCCCCTTGCCTATGGTGCCGGCGACATGCGTGCCGAAAAACAGGAACGCTATGAAGTTGAAAAACGCGGCCCACATGACCGCGTGGCGGGGCGAAAGCACCCGCGTGGACACTACCGTGGCGATGGAGTTGGCGGCGTCATGAAACCCGTTCAG
Proteins encoded in this region:
- a CDS encoding inorganic phosphate transporter, translated to MTIALVLLILLALAFDFLNGFHDAANSIATVVSTRVLSPRHAVMWAAFFNFIAFLFFGTHVAGTIGKGIIDIAIMDQRIILATLSGACLWNLITWYLALPTSSSHALMGGLIGAALVKSGSGALVWSGIEKTLLFMVISPILGLALGLGFGVVVFRLFQHSSPSKVDHLFRKGQLLSAAAYSLGHGGNDAQKTMGIIAGLLFSSGLLGTHFYIPLWVVLACQGAIALGTMCGGWRIVKTMGQKVTKLKPVEGFCAEAGAAITLFVASAGGIPVSTTHTITGSIMGIGSIRRFSAVKWGVAGQIVWAWVLTIPAAAGISAATYWLVKI